The following are from one region of the Chloroflexota bacterium genome:
- a CDS encoding PIG-L family deacetylase gives MRVQAIGAHPDDIELLCAGTLAKYAAQGHHVTMCYVCNGGLGHVEIMPPELKEVRKQESKNSADVIGADFQWLDIDDADVRQSTNEALARLVEAVRAAQPDVIITHAPNDYMDDHRLVGELVLKASFDATIPHLVSKQENPAQLVPIFHMDTLMGVDFLPEMWVDISETIETKRQMLACHESQYAWLKEHDNIDYIDSMVTVAKYRGLQVGTPYAEGFRQVRVWGRTTTVPLLPTDIARG, from the coding sequence ATGCGGGTGCAGGCAATCGGCGCGCATCCTGACGACATCGAGCTGCTGTGCGCGGGCACACTGGCAAAGTACGCGGCGCAGGGGCACCACGTGACGATGTGCTACGTGTGCAACGGCGGGCTGGGCCACGTGGAGATCATGCCGCCCGAACTCAAAGAGGTACGCAAGCAGGAGTCAAAGAACAGCGCGGACGTGATCGGCGCGGACTTTCAATGGCTCGACATCGACGACGCGGACGTGCGCCAGAGTACCAACGAGGCGCTGGCGCGTTTGGTCGAAGCCGTGCGCGCGGCTCAGCCGGACGTCATTATCACCCACGCGCCCAACGATTACATGGACGATCACCGCTTGGTGGGCGAACTGGTGCTCAAGGCGAGCTTTGACGCCACTATTCCCCATCTTGTTTCGAAGCAGGAGAATCCGGCACAACTCGTGCCCATCTTCCACATGGATACCCTGATGGGCGTCGACTTTCTGCCGGAAATGTGGGTGGACATCAGCGAGACCATCGAGACTAAGCGGCAGATGCTCGCGTGCCACGAGAGCCAATACGCCTGGCTGAAAGAACATGACAACATTGACTACATCGATTCCATGGTCACCGTGGCGAAGTACCGGGGCTTGCAGGTCGGCACGCCATATGCGGAAGGCTTCCGCCAGGTGCGCGTCTGGGGCCGCACGACCACCGTGCCGCTGCTGCCGACCGACATCGCGCGTGGGTAG
- the rsmA gene encoding 16S rRNA (adenine(1518)-N(6)/adenine(1519)-N(6))-dimethyltransferase RsmA — MLNSKVFDIPAQARDLCRPRTMRMLLRQVDLRLNRKLGQHLLADAGVLRAIMRHVQQGDHDRILEVGPGLGCLTVCLADVAERVVTVEIDARMLALLDATLAFHTNVEMVHQDAVAFDPSPYFGESPYMLAANLPYSVATPVIRQLIAHPAGPQRMVVMLQREVAARVSAAPGDMSYLSLFMQTYAETNHLFAVPAQAFFPPPQVNSAVVEVVKRPQPYFPAEAVPDVLRLAQAGFSQRRKQVHNSVRSLLRIDDEHMRWLLEEAGISPQCRPQELSLDAWFALHQAVKADGLLIGS, encoded by the coding sequence ATGCTTAATTCCAAGGTCTTTGACATTCCCGCGCAAGCACGCGATCTGTGCCGTCCGCGCACGATGCGCATGCTGCTGCGTCAGGTGGACTTGCGCCTGAACCGCAAGCTCGGCCAGCACCTGTTGGCTGACGCGGGCGTGCTGCGGGCGATCATGCGGCACGTGCAGCAGGGAGACCACGACCGCATCCTGGAGGTCGGACCCGGATTGGGCTGTCTTACCGTTTGCCTCGCGGACGTGGCCGAGCGGGTGGTGACTGTGGAAATCGATGCGCGCATGTTAGCCTTGCTGGACGCTACACTGGCTTTCCATACAAACGTCGAGATGGTCCACCAGGATGCCGTGGCGTTTGATCCCTCTCCCTACTTTGGAGAATCACCGTACATGCTGGCGGCGAACCTGCCCTACAGTGTGGCAACCCCGGTGATCAGGCAACTCATAGCGCATCCGGCCGGTCCGCAACGCATGGTCGTAATGTTGCAACGGGAAGTTGCGGCGCGGGTCAGTGCAGCGCCGGGCGACATGAGCTATCTTTCCCTGTTTATGCAGACCTATGCGGAGACAAATCACCTCTTTGCCGTACCGGCGCAGGCGTTCTTTCCTCCGCCGCAGGTGAACTCCGCCGTGGTGGAAGTGGTGAAGCGCCCACAGCCGTATTTTCCTGCGGAAGCGGTGCCTGACGTGCTGCGGCTCGCCCAGGCGGGCTTCTCCCAGCGGCGCAAGCAGGTACATAACTCCGTCCGCTCGCTCCTCCGCATTGACGACGAGCATATGCGCTGGCTGCTTGAAGAAGCAGGAATCTCTCCGCAGTGCCGTCCGCAGGAACTCTCGCTCGATGCATGGTTCGCGTTGCATCAGGCGGTGAAAGCCGACGGCCTGCTCATTGGAAGTTAG